The following DNA comes from Longimicrobiaceae bacterium.
TCCAGTAACCGTGCGGCGGTCGTAAGCGACCATTCCTTCCACAAGCGCGCCCAGGTCCTCCGGTCGTGCGCTGATGTGCTCCGGGAGCGGCTGGTGGGTTATCCGGTCATGGTTGCCGACAAACCCGCCTATCGTACGGAGCCCCAGTTTTACGAAGCGTGCATCGCCGATCACCTCGGCCTGCAGCCGCTCCAGTTCAGCTACGCTGAGCGCCCGGCTCCCTGCCTGACCGATCGCGTGTGCCCACCGCTGGGCACGCTCCAGGTTCGGCTGCTCTCCCTCAATCTGAAAGGAAGAACGGCTATCGCTGAGGAGCAAGAAGGCCGCTGCGCGAGTGATCACATCCGGACGTGTCCGTCCGATGATCGCGCGCGCCCGCTCGCTGAAGTTGCGCCCTGTATATTCATCGAGGAGCGGAGTACGGCGGACGAGCGGGCAGAAGTCCCGTGCTCCAGGAAGATTGTCGATTACCCGGTGGCGAGACGACGACTTGCATGTTTCAAGGGCATACTGCTGCTTTGGATCGAGCACGTGAACTGCACGCACGGGGCCCAGGTCAGGTATGTCGAGCAGTCTTGCGGTCAACCATTCGTAGAGGAACCAGAGCCGGCGCGCATAGGATCCCGTCGGCTTCTCGCGGACCACCTGGGCCACCTCCTCGGCCTCTATGACAGAGAAGAGTGCGGCCAAGACGGACAGGTTCACACCTTCCCACTTCAGCGCGAACTCCAGGTGTGCGCCGGGCGAGTCCTGTTTCGGAGCATGCCGCGGAGTCAGCACGCGCCACTCGTCACTGGAGGTTGGGTGGTGCCGGGCCGCTGTTGCGGTGAGGACTGGGGGAAGGGGAACGGGAAGATCGAATTGGTCGATCAGCCAAGCGTACCCTGCCAGGTGAGCTGGCTCCGGAAGCTCTCGACCGCGAAAAACGTTCAGCAACTGCGGATTCCGATCAGGCATCCTACCTGGGTGTGAAAACCATTCACGTGCCGCGAAAACCCATCACTAGTTGTGGATCCGTGTGAAATATATTCAGCGTAGCAAAAGGGAGCAATCTATCTCAACGCAACTGGACAGGCGTATAGAGCACCCGGGCCCGGGTTCGGCCACTCCATTCGCAACGGGAAGATCTCGCAACCTACACAGCGGGCCTTCACTCCGAGAAGTGAAAAGCGGCGTTCAAGCGGACGGCCTCCGGTAATCCGGCGGATGAGCGCCTGTATCGGAGTGGACTGTTCTACCACGAGCAACTGCAGCGCGCGCTCACATTCTTTCAGGCACTGGAGCCAATCGGCGTTGCTGCGGAATCGCACGTCCGTCTGCTCACGGCCACGGCCA
Coding sequences within:
- a CDS encoding Fic family protein; translated protein: MLTPRHAPKQDSPGAHLEFALKWEGVNLSVLAALFSVIEAEEVAQVVREKPTGSYARRLWFLYEWLTARLLDIPDLGPVRAVHVLDPKQQYALETCKSSSRHRVIDNLPGARDFCPLVRRTPLLDEYTGRNFSERARAIIGRTRPDVITRAAAFLLLSDSRSSFQIEGEQPNLERAQRWAHAIGQAGSRALSVAELERLQAEVIGDARFVKLGLRTIGGFVGNHDRITHQPLPEHISARPEDLGALVEGMVAYDRRTVTGKVDPVVAAAGLAFGFVYVHPFEDGNGRIHRWLIHHVLAEAGYNPPGVVFPVSAAILREIDSYKRVLESYSAPLLPFIDWRATEDFNVEVLNETGDYYRYFDATAHAEFLYRCIKQTVERDLPEEVAFLEGYDRFITGIQQIVDMPQRKASLLHRFLQQNGGSLSKRARTGEFVELREEEVAQVEALYNREFGAIPGAG